A single region of the Cucumis melo cultivar AY chromosome 3, USDA_Cmelo_AY_1.0, whole genome shotgun sequence genome encodes:
- the LOC103488503 gene encoding separase isoform X1: MASPSESALICTLETADSKGVFSLVSDFLHPFSDIKKPKKCKKSAKPTDDSSAIRSLAKEFLSFLNRALSILPKRLSNPSKLGNDLDFALELFEIYKLCLGCLESLTSQLSCKPYTVDVQRIRMVHCMEDWGLFKDAEAEGFRILERLRDIDSRSKAGKMDCRVIHDGDKGGGDEGFCLLFVEVVATVVKCTACGRSKESGDYRRVLGLVEEVRPWFRFLDAKVSEKTQRALVTYLGKCTIFLAEELVCFGGSLVSLFCLATFAEYAKSSLRDQTYKLARRICSILFSLQQEHHTSMLVTSILACVLKSLTLEIEWKDETECTVVEFLQLICYCVNKCQSASSDCCCAFARHLEELTSDSRQETTPLGLNLRLYAVGLKIFSKLPRGETHASAFSILLDDKDTMQSLVSLNGFLGSYFCIGCRKSNGSCSIEQKDFVGQPCSHWKSNHEHEVPSLVSWTEAYLSSYLDAIKFLCKPLAESVNSERKEILAEDKAASALYNIQNTLYHFCDVFLFCRRRASDAKRDECNENVNMLLTVVVAAFTLSIRTRVDMKRSTDLIKDIISTKWIQPFALKHLFASLNNIGLILYKNKQIREASKALKLSCSASWTCVRHFCQMVDDKSRPTDSEFSENTVLSFVNEVITRSAFLIDMLYQRDMHKVERAMSEILKSWSLGATLFNGLPVPVQLVKQWVKIQCKHHKNVDSTKSTLTLYCLLGSFRIMSKAQIGALMEQELVEYEEMSKLNPEFCQSLQGKILSTLLREVYVTPDHRLEKARVFMNKARVLRFSETVCLDDCIQCLSEAISTMIEAAGGTCSSGVLHSHQLAVAYFLRALCTHEAVPNSKQVLPDIASALGIWLEISNLDSLPDGQRLILSEYMLLLLYNAFDLLSMKGCMDYYNSIYSLMIRLFKWKNVQLEKLLALLWESRRMSHAMCTTPANEIVIAQLSEHLGELPKSFELWTNCLKTLPGMLVGFQQTFSFLCPNYTQSSCKREKSVQLYVTIDEVKEAASKLISHIPACTSSIFLAGHLYYDLCERLISEGCLIEALSCAKEAHRLRSKLFKEKFMYTVEQHLEKDCEMAYVSQKPAYGIKNLQKNRSAARDVWSFDKISWDVEGCYLSPFNILQCYLESTLQVGLVHEIIGNGSEAETLLMWGKSISCLQSLPLFEVAFSSALGKLYRKKELWSSSQKELEGAKQILKDSITSCLKCRLVLEVKVHQHLGDLSRDMYVNAKGIISEERLINAEGFYNLALEKLNLSTWKNSISGIDEETFLSSLTIQVERPKDKRDGKKAKKITNAPKSFQMDQCVNPRSNMRLTRSRCRKIQGQSASNSNDVEVDLSVHLKNNIPDISSALGQKQSHLQVNSCTQGREASCKNGKVGCWQCLPMELIEAGQMNNFIYLKWEFVRRRLVLKQLSGIGKCSEMRGQIHQTHETILKSMSFIVSRNLFFQEHYAIEPTVLLELIGKEVHGDVFAVERASVLYEICWFSLKKYKYANTKIICCPLSEVHSETLVSWLRVALVLCCEVPVLFQKVSRLLAVMHVISSTSELFSLASSNTILADSHWASYFHQASIGTQLNNQFFPNTTGRSCVQDLNFAQDFDTGEEKLKLKLFRRGLLSSQDLEEYVRTFFDDLPCVTMVCISLIEGDLACLLQQILHFSSSVHAWILMSHLNSKRQPLVLLLPVETILKEGSEEYSGDICERNDLSKHWQCPWGFSVIDKIVPAFRIILEGNYLSSSEFPSEDTKTNRKLWWKRRTKLDDCLGKLLGTIEDSWLGPWKFMLLGDWSNRKHLEFEFNSLMLNLKSKCKLDVNESLLKVILEGPEEVLEAFDSKLYSRKGCIIGRERFYNKEGSNPFQNTSNGLDQVSGLAWKLIQDAKKKLEVEDNTSREPIILVLDYDVQMLPWENLPILRNQEVYRMPSVGSICATLDRRYHQQEQDGGIMAAFPSIDPLDAFYLLNPSGDLNNTQIEFENWFKDLNLEGKAGYAPTSSELIEELKSRDLFIYFGHGSGAQYIPKQEIQKLDACAASLLMGCSSGSLTLNGHYVPQGTPLSYLKAGSPVIVANLWEVTDKDIDRFGKAVLEAWLRERSCALPSSAQHDIVTKELEAMKISSKCVKKKVTSLPAACESDSSSKGHSVHKRMIGSFLCEARDACTLRYLIGASPVCYGVPTSIKKKKDPS; this comes from the exons ATGGCGTCACCCTCAGAATCCGCTCTCATCTGCACCCTCGAAACAGCCGATTCCAAAGGTGTATTCTCTCTAGTCTCCGATTTTCTTCACCCTTTCTCCGATATCAAAAAGCCAAAGAAATGCAAGAAATCAGCCAAGCCCACCGACGATTCTTCTGCAATACGTTCCCTAGCTAAGGAGTTTCTCTCATTTCTCAATCGCGCTCTCTCCATTCTCCCCAAACGCCTCTCCAATCCTTCTAAACTGGGCAACGATCTCGATTTCGCCCTAGAGTTATTTGAAATCTATAAGCTTTGCTTGGGTTGTTTGGAATCTTTGACGTCGCAGCTTTCGTGTAAACCCTATACTGTCGATGTCCAGAGGATTCGAATGGTGCATTGCATGGAGGATTGGGGACTCTTCAAGGATGCGGAGGCAGAGGGGTTTAGGATTTTGGAGAGGCTTCGGGATATTGATAGTAGATCAAAGGCGGGGAAAATGGATTGTCGTGTCATTCATGATGGGGATAAAGGTGGTGGTGATGAAGGTTTTTGTTTGCTATTCGTGGAGGTCGTTGCAACGGTTGTTAAGTGTACGGCATGTGGTCGTAGTAAGGAAAGTGGCGACTATCGTAGGGTTCTTGGTTTGGTGGAGGAGGTTAGACCATGGTTCAG GTTTCTAGATGCTAAAGTATCCGAGAAGACCCAGAGAGCACTGGTGACATATCTAGGCAAGTGTACTATTTTCTTGGCAGAGGAGCTAGTTTGTTTTGGTGGGAGTCTCGTAAGTCTCTTCTGTCTCGCAACATTTGCTGAATATGCCAAGTCGTCTTTAAGAGATCAGACTTACAAG TTGGCCCGTCGGATATGTTCCATCCTTTTCTCTCTACAACAGGAACATCATACATCTATGCTCGTCACAAGCATACTAGCATGTGTCTTGAAGTCTCTTACCCTAGAAATAGAATGGAAG GACGAAACTGAATGTACAGTTGTTGAGTTTCTTCAGCTCATCTGTTATTGTGTAAATAAATGTCAGAGTGCAAGTTCTGATTGTTGTTGTGCCTTTGCTAGACATCTTGAGGAACTGACAAGTGATTCCCGTCAG gAAACAACACCATTGGGATTGAATTTGAGGCTTTATGCTGTTGGgttgaaaatattttctaaaCTACCCAGAGGTGAAACTCATGCCTCTGCATTTAGTATTTTACTTGATGATAAAGACACTATGCAGAGTTTGGTTAGCTTAAATGGTTTCCTGGGGAGTTACTTTTGTATTGGCTGCAGAAAGAGTAACGGGTCCTGCAGCATTGAGCAGAAAGATTTTGTTGGCCAGCCATGTTCACATTGGAAATCTAATCATGAACATGAGGTCCCTTCTTTAGTGAGCTGGACAGAGGCTTATCTGTCCTCTTACTTGGATGCTATTAAGTTCTTATGCAAGCCGCTTGCTGAATCTGTAAATTCCGAGAGAAAAGAAATCCTCGCCGAGGATAAAGCTGCTTCTGCTTTGTATAATATTCAGAATACTTTGTATCATTTCTGTGACGTCTTTCTTTTTTGTCGAAG ACGTGCAAGTGATGCTAAGAGAGATGAATGCAATGAGAATGTTAATATGCTATTAACTGTTGTTGTGGCTGCTTTTACCCTGTCTATTAGAACAAGGGTGGACATGAAG AGGAGCACGGATTTGATCAAGGACATTATCTCTACCAAATGGATTCAACCTTTTGCTTTGAAACATTTATTTGCTTCTCTTAACAACATTGGCCTAATTTTGTACAAAAATAAGCAAATAAGAGAG GCTTCAAAGGCATTGAAGTTATCTTGTAGCGCATCCTGGACCTGTGTTAGGCATTTTTGTCAGATGGTTGATGACAAATCAAGGCCAACAGATAGTGAATTTTCTGAAAACACTGTTCTAAGTTTTGTTAATGAAGTGATTACGAGAAGTGCTTTTCTCATTGATATGCTCTATCAGCGTGACATGCATAAGGTTGAAAGAGCAATGAGTGAGATTCTTAAGAGCTGGTCTTTGGGTGCAACATTATTTAATGGGTTGCCAGTTCCCGTACAATTGGTGAAGCAATGGGTTAAG ATACAATGCAAGCATCATAAGAATGTGGATTCCACAAAAAGCACATTGACCTTGTATTGTTTATTGGGGTCTTTTAGGATCATGTCAAAGGCACAAATTGGTGCTCTCATGGAGCAG GAACTTGTTGAATATGAGGAAATGAGCAAGCTAAATCCAGAATTTTGTCAATCATTACAAGGGAAGATCTTGAGTACCCTCCTAAGGGAGGTGTATGTTACACCAGATCATAGGCTAGAAAAAGCTAGAGTATTTATGAATAAAGCAAGGGTATTGAGGTTTTCTGAAACTGTATGTTTGGACGATTGCATCCAATGTTTATCAGAAGCAATATCTACAATG ATTGAGGCTGCTGGTGGAACTTGCAGCTCTGGAGTTCTTCATTCTCATCAGTTAGCTGTGGCATATTTCTTGCGTGCACTCTGTACCCATGAGGCTGTACCAAATTCAAAG CAAGTCTTGCCAGATATTGCTTCTGCATTGGGCATATGGTTGGAAATTTCAAATCTGGATTCCTTGCCAGATGGTCAGCGCTTGATACTTTCTGAGTATATGTTGCTGCTATTATATAATGCTTTTGATTTGTTATCAATGAAG GGTTGCATGGATTACTACAATAGCATCTATAGTCTTATGATTAGATTATTCAAATGGAAAAATGTTCAATTGGAGAAGCTGTTGGCCCTTCTGTGGGAAAGCAGAAGAATGAGTCATGCAATGTGTACTACACCAGCAAATGAAATAGTTATAGCACAACTATCTGAGCATCTCGGTGAGCTCCCTAAGAGTTTTGAACTTTGGACAAATTGTCTGAAGACATTGCCAGGCATGCTTGTTGGATTCCAGCAGACATTCTCATTTTTATGCCCAAATTATACCCAGAGTTCGTGTAAACGTGAAAAATCTGTTCAATTATATGTGACAATTGATGAGGTTAAAGAAGCTGCCTCAAAACTCATATCTCAC ATTCCTGCATGTACGAGTTCTATTTTCTTGGCTGGACATCTTTACTATGATTTATGTGAAAGACTTATTTCAGAAGGCTGTCTGATTGAG GCTCTCTCATGTGCAAAAGAAGCTCATCGTCTACGTTCTAAACTATTCAAAGAGAAGTTTATGTACACTGTGGAGCAGCATCTTGAAAAAGATTGTGAAATGGCTTATGTTAGTCAGAAGCCTGCATATGGCATTAAGAATCTCCAGAAAAACAGATCAGCTGCTCGTGATGTGTGGTCATTTGATAAAATATCATGGGACGTAGAAGGTTGCTATCTTAGTCCTTTTAATATACTTCAGTGTTATCTTGAAAGCACTCTTCAG GTTGGTCTTGTTCATGAGATCATTGGAAATGGCTCTGAGGCTGAAACACTTTTAATGTGGGGAAAAAGTATCTCCTGCTTGCAAAGCTTGCCACTGTTTGAAGTTGCTTTCTCTTCTGCTTTAG GAAAATTATATAGAAAGAAAGAGTTGTGGAGTTCATCACAAAAGGAACTTGAAGGAGCCAAACAGATTTTAAAGGATAGCATTACTTCTTGTTTGAAGTGCAGATTGGTGCTTGAAGTAAAAGTTCATCAACATCTTGGAGATCTGTCCCGCGATATGTATGTAAATGCTAAAGGGATAATATCTGAAGAGCGATTAATAAATGCAGAAGGGTTTTATAATTTAGCTCTTGAGAAACTAAATCTTTCTACATGGAAAAATTCTATTAGTGGTATAGATGAAGAAACATTTCTTTCATCTTTGACAATTCAAGTGGAAAGGCCAAAGGACAAAAGGGATGGTAAAAAGgctaaaaaaataacaaatgctCCCAAGTCTTTCCAAATGGACCAGTGCGTAAATCCTCGGAGTAATATGAGGTTGACTCGCTCTAGATGTCGGAAGATTCAGGGCCAAAGTGCAAGCAATTCCAATGATGTAGAAGTTGACCTTTCTGTGCATCTGAAAAACAACATTCCTGATATTTCTAGTGCGTTGGGCCAAAAGCAATCACACTTGCAAGTGAATAGTTGCACACAAGGGAGAGAAGCATCATGCAAAAATGGGAAAGTTGGATGTTGGCAATGTCTACCAATGGAACTAATTGAAGCTGGACAAATGAACAATTTCATATATctcaagtgggagtttgttcgTAGACGGCTTGTGTTAAAACAGCTTTCTGGCATAG GTAAGTGCTCAGAGATGCGTGGTCAAATTCATCAAACACATGAAACTATTTTGAAAAGCATGTCGTTCATAGTAAGCAGAAATCTCTTCTTTCAAGAGCACTATGCGATTGAACCCACAGTTTTGCTTGAGTTAATTGGAAAGGAGGTCCATGGAGATGTGTTTGCTGTTGAGAGGGCATCGGTTCTCTATGAAATTTGCTGGTTCTCTTTGAAGAAATACAAATATGCAAATACCAA GATTATTTGTTGTCCTTTGTCTGAGGTTCACTCTGAAACATTGGTTTCTTGGCTGAGGGTTGCCCTTGTACTTTGCTGTGAGGTTCCCGTACTTTTTCAAAAG GTTTCAAGATTGCTTGCTGTTATGCATGTAATTTCTTCAACAAGTGAGCTATTTTCTTTGGCATCTTCCAACACAATACTAGCAGACAGTCACTGGGCTTCATATTTTCACCAAGCTTCTATTGGAACTCAACTTAATAATCAGTTCTTCCCAAATACAACTGGAAGATCTTGTGTACAGGATCTTAATTTTGCACAG GATTTTGATACAGGAGAAGAAAAATTGAAGTTGAAGTTGTTTAG AAGGGGACTTCTTTCTAGTCAAGATCTTGAAGAATATGTGAGAACGTTCTTTGATGACCTTCCATGTGTGACTATGGTTTGTATTAGTTTGATTGAAGGAGATCTTGCTTGTTTACTGCAACAAATTCTCCATTTTTCTTCATCTGTTCATGCATGGATCTTGATGTCACATTTAAATTCGAAGCGTCAGCCACTTGTTTTATTACTGCCGGTGGAGACAATCTTAAAAG AAGGTTCAGAAGAATATTCAGGTGATATATGTGAAAGAAATGATCTGTCTAAGCATTGGCAATGCCCGTGGGGATTCTCAGTCATAGACAAAATTGTACCAGCATTTAGAATTATATTAGAGGGGAATTATTTATCATCTTCAGAGTTTCCTTCCGAGGATACAAAAACAAATAGGAAGTTGTGGTGGAAACGGAGAACAAAGCTTGATGACTGCCTTGGTAAATTATTGGG AACTATCGAAGATTCATGGTTGGGCCCTTGGAAATTTATGCTTTTGGGGGACTGGTCAAATAGAAAGCATctagaatttgaatttaattcatTGATGCTGAATTTGAAATCCAAATGCAAACTGGATGTGAATGAGAGTCTACTGAAAGTTATTTTAGAAGGTCCAGAGGAAGTTCTTGAAGCATTTGATTCAAAATTGTATTCAAGGAAAGGTTGCATCATTGGTAGGGAACGATTTTATAATAAAGAGGGGTCTAATCCTTTTCAAAACACATCAAATGGATTGGACCAAGTTTCTGGATTGGCCTGGAAATTAATACAAGATGCGAAGAAAAAACTCGAAGTGGAAGACAATACCAGCAGAGAGCCCATAATTCTTGTCTTGGACTATGATGTGCAG ATGCTTCCATGGGAGAATTTACCTATACTTCGAAACCAGGAGGTTTATCGCATGCCTTCTGTAGGCAGCATTTGTGCAACACTTGATAGAAGATACCATCAGCAAGAGCAAGATGGTGGGATCATGGCTGCCTTTCCTTCAATTGATCCCTTGGAtgctttttatttattgaacCCTAGTGGTGATCTCAACAACACACAAATTGAATTCGAGAATTGGTTTAAAGATCTAAATTTGGAG GGAAAGGCTGGATATGCACCCACATCTTCAGAGTTGATTGAAGAATTGAAAAGCCGCGACCTCTTCATATACTTTGGCCATGGAAGTg GAGCACAATATATTCCCAAGCAAGAGATTCAGAAATTGGATGCATGTGCTGCAAGTCTCCTAATGGGATGTAGCAGTGGTTCCTTGACATTAAATGGTCATTATGTTCCACAAGGGACTCCATTATCCTATTTGAAGGCAGGTTCTCCTGTCATTGTGGCCAACCTATGGGAAGTGACTGACAAAGACATTGACCGTTTCGGGAAGGCAGTCCTTGAAGCTTGGTTGAGAGAAAGGTCATGTGCTTTACCTAGTTCTGCTCAGCATGACATTGTCACAAAAGAGTTGGAAGCCATGAAAATAAGTTCCAAGTGTGTCAAAAAGAAAGTGACAAGTCTACCTGCAGCATGTGAAAGTGACTCATCTAGTAAAGGCCATTCTGTTCATAAGCGAATGATTGGTTCATTCTTGTGCGAGGCTCGTGACGCTTGCACTCTACGATACCTAATAGGAGCATCGCCTGTTTGTTATGGTGTTCCTACAAgcataaagaagaagaaagacccGTCTTAA